GACGGTGGCGTTATCCGCGAAATTTTAAAACATCCAAGCGTGAAAAAAGCAACACTTGTTGATATTGATGGAAAAGTAATCGAGTACTCTAAAAAATATTTACCAACAATTGCAGGTCAATTAGAAGATCCACGTGTAGATGTTCAAGTTGGCGACGGCTTCATGCATATTGCAAAAAGTGAAAATGCATATGACGTTATTATGGTTGATTCAACAGAGCCAGTTGGTCCTGCTGTAAACTTATTTACGAAAGGTTTCTATGCAGGGATTTATAAAGCGCTAAAAGAAGATGGTATCTTTGTTGCCCAAACAGACAATCCTTGGTTTAAAGCAGACCTTATTGCAAATGCGCAACGTGACGTAGCGGAAATTTTCCCAATCACGCGTCTTTATACAGCTAACATTCCAACATATCCAAGCGGTCTTTGGACATTCACACTTGGTTCTAAAAAGTATGATCCTTTAGAAGTAAGTGAAGAACGCTTCCATGAAATTGAAACGAAATATTACACAAAGGAACTGCATAAAGCAGCGTTCGCTCTACCTAAATTTGTAGCAGATCTACTAAAATAAGAAAAAGCCATGGGGATTCTCATGGCTTCCTATTGTTTGAAGGGAGTCAGTATAATGCGTTTTGATGAAGCCTATTCTGGTAATGTGTTTATCGGAAGTCATAAAAGTTATGAAGAAAGTAAAGTTGTTCTTTACGGAATGCCAATGGATTGGACAGTAAGCTACCGTCCAGGTTCTCGTTTTGGCCCAACACGTATCCGTGAAGTTTCAATCGGACTTGAAGAATATAGCCCATACCTTGATCGTGAATTAGAAGATGTAGCGTACTTTGATGCAGGAGATATTCCACTTCCGTTCGGAAATGCCCAGCGCAGCATTGATATGATTGAAGAATATGTAGATGACCTTCTTAAAGATGAAAAATTCCCACTTGGTATGGGAGGAGAACATCTTGTATCATGGCCTGTTATGAAAGCAATGGCAAAGAAATATCCAAATCTTGCAATCATTCATATGGATGCACATACGGATTTGCGTGTTGAATATGAAGGAGAGCCTTTATCACATTCAACCCCAATTCGTAAAATTGCTGAGCATATTGGACCTGAAAATGTGTATTCGTTTGGAATCCGTTCAGGTATGAAAGAAGAATTCCAATGGGCAAAAGAAAATGGGATGCATATTTCGAAATTTGAAGTTTTAGAGCCGTTAAAGGAAATCCTACCAAAGCTTGCAGGACGCCCTGTTTACGTGACAATTGATATTGATGTATTAGATCCAGCACATGCTCCTGGAACGGGAACAGTTGACGCAGGCGGGATCACATCAAAAGAGCTTCTTGCTTCGATTCATGAAATTGCACGTTCTAACGTCAATGTTGTGGGAGGAGACCTAGTAGAAGTTGCTCCAATCTATGATAATTCAGAACAAACAGCAAATACAGCAAGCAAACTTATTCGTGAAATGATGCTTGGTTGGGTAAAATAATTAGAAAAGGTAGCTTTTTATAAGCTGCCTTTTTTTAATCCAAAAGTTCTCCTGTTTTTGCATTCATACGTGAATGAAAGTTAGGTTCTAATAGATTTGTTTGATAATGTAAAGTAAAGCAACCCTTCTCTTCATCCTCTTTCCAAACAGCCTCTACCTCAAGAAGGGATAGAAGGGTTTCTTTGGCTTTTGTAGCAGAGATAAGTGTTGTTTCTTCTTGTAGAGAAAGAAGCTTATCAACTTCAGTCTCAGGCTCCATATAATAGACAATCCGTAAAGTTTTTCGACAAACATTAACATTAATCATTCCCCCATATTCAAAAGGGATATTAGAGGTAAGATAAAATGTGACAAGCACCCAAGATTCATCAGTATTATAACTGACCCCACCAAAACGAAGAATTGTTTGATGTGATGGAAGCACTTTCTCCAAAAATTGCAATGCACGCTCGTATCCTTGTTTTCGATTGTATTTCTTTCTTAAGTTGGCAGAAGGGTTCTCAAATGAAAAGATTCCTTTTATTTTTCCATTCTCTTTATATTGGATTTTAATGGTCTCGTCGTTTCGTTCTCTCATATAGTTATCAATGCTTTTATCTGATGAGACAAGAGTAAGATTTTTCTTTCGAAACACTTTTCCTCTTAACCCAGGGTCTTTACTTTCTCGAATATATTCATGTTCATTTGTTAGCCCAATCATTTCTTCAATAGTTTCTGCACTTGAGTTTACAGACCTCAGTGGTTTGGATATGACTAGGTCTTCTTCTTTTACAGGGTGTGAAGGATATTCATCAACCCCAACGCTATAAAACGGGGGCTCTATTTTGTAAACAAGCTTCCCTTGGTTATTAGAGGTTGAAAGAAACAAATTGCACGAAGTTTCTTTCATAAGATAATCTTTTACAGTTTCTACATGGACCTCTTTTTGCGGGGTGTGGAAATGACGGGGATTAGTTGTACAATATCTTTTAAAATTAATCACATATCCATCATACGAAATGTCGATAAAGAAGCCGCTATTGTCAATTTTATAGCCGTTATGTTTCATTATCCATTCAAAGCGCATACTTTTTGTAAAAAAATAGGCGAAGCTTTTGAAAAGGGGGGAGGGCACAAATTTGTTTGATCATGGAGGAATTTTAGGACCTTTTTATATAACAATTCTTCAGCGTAGCGAATATGAGTATGATTCATCTCTCTTGAATAAGAGAGTAGCTCTCCGTTAGGGTGAAAAGAGATCATAAAACCAGTTTCTTCAGCTTTATCTTCCCATGCAAATAATATTTCTTCTGAATATTCCTGTTCAATCAAAAGGTCATAGCTAGAAGGAATAGAGAACATACTAACTGCTTTTTCTTTTAACGTTTCTAACATATTCTGAACCTCCCCAATGGTTTCTACTGCAAGAACTGTTTTTAACTTTTGTATGCCACCATAATAATGACTTTTTACTGTACTTTCTGTAAGATCTCCAATATGACTAATTTGTCTGAAGGTGTAATTATCAATAATCTTCAGAGAGAGGATTTGGCTTTTTCTTTTATCTAGTTCATCGAGAATTTGTGCAATCCAAAAGAAATGTTCGCTTTCCTTCTTATGGGGATGTTTTATTTCTTGTACATTTTCAATTGGGATTTCTCGGTCTTTTTTGCGATAAAAATCAATAGAAGTATGAATGGCAATTTTCTTCATCCAGGAAGTGAAGGGGCGATGATGTAATAAGTTTGGAAGAGAAATAAACATACGAATGATTGTTTCCTGTTTAATATCTTCTAAATCGTATTTATTAAGGGCATAGGCATTAATAATCCTTTGAAGCCTAGGTTCGTAGACTTCCATTAGATGTTCAAAAGCCCCTTTCTCCCTTTGTTGAGCTCTGTTGATTAGTTGTGTTTCTTCCACAGTAATCCCTCCTATAATGTAAGACGAGATAGAGTGTAAAATAGTTGGTCCTAAAGAGAAATTTCTTGGGAAATAAATCAAAATAGCTCACATTTTCTGGAGTAATTTAGTGAATGATACGTTATTATGTCGAATAAACAACTTATAAGGGATTGACCCACAATGTGAAAGGGTTGTAAGATAATAACACTGATAATTGTTATCATTATTAAGTATTAAGTAGAAAGAAGGAATTCACAATGGTTCGTAACACCAAGAAATGGACTTTTTCTCTTGTAGCCATTTTGCTCACTTTTATAGTGGCATTAGCAGGATGTAGCTCTTCCCAAGATAGTGAAGAGAAAGAGAAGAAAAGCTCAAGTAAAGAGGAAACTAGAACTGTTCAGCATGAGCTAGGCAAAACAGAAATTACGGGTACACCAAAGCGCGTAGTCACATTGGAACTATCATTTGTTGATTCTCTTAATGCTCTTGGCGTAGAGCCTGTTGGAATTGCAGATGATAATAAAAAAGATATGATTGAAAAGTTAGTTGACAAGAAAATGGACTATACTTCAGTTGGAACACGTGAGCAGCCAAACTTAGAAGTTATTAGCTCTTTACAACCAGATTTAATTATTGCAGATGCACAGCGTCATAAAGCTATTTATAAAGAGTTACAGCAAATTGCGCCAACAATTGTATTAAAAAGCCGTGAATCTACATATGAAGAAAACCTAGATGCTTTCACAACAATTGCAAAAGCAATGAATAAAGAAGAACAAGGCAAAAAACGTCTTGAAGAACATAAACAAACGATGAAAGATTTAAAAGAAAAACTTGCAGATAATGAAAAAGCAACCGTTTTACCTGCAGTTGTACGTGATACATCGTTCCAAGCTCATACTTCTTCATCATATGATGGACAGCTTTTAGAGCAGCTTGGATTTAAAAATCCAATCGATACAAAAGATGCTTATGCTCAAATGAACTTAGAGCAGCTTTCAAAAATTGATCCAGACATCTTGATATTAGCAAACAATGAAGGAAAGCTTTTAACAGATGAATGGAAAGATAATCCACTTTGGAAAAATTTAAAAGCTGTGAAAAATAATCAAGTCTATAATGTTGACCGTGATTTATGGACTCGTTTCCGTGGTATTATTTCAGCTGAGAATATCGGAAAAGACATGGATAAGTTGCTAGATGAAAAGAAACAAGATTGAGTTATGAAAAAAGAAGTAAGAAAACTCTTTTCTTGCTTCTTTTTTTGTAGAGAGAAATAGTCGTAAAAGTGTGGTGTGTTTGAAATGAAAAGTTCAAAAATAAAAATTTATGGTGTTTTCCTTCTTGCTCTTTTCCTTCTTGTGATTGGTACGATGGGAAGTGTTCTAATTGGAGCTACACATACAGGTGTAGGTACATTTATAGGTGCTTTATTCAGTCCAGATGGTTCAAAAGAGCAGGTTGTCATTCGAACACTGCGGCTCCCTAGAGCTGTATTAGCTATTATTGTAGGAGCTAATTTAGCTGTAGCGGGAGCGCTTATGCAAGCTTTAACAAGAAATCCTCTCGCATCTCCGCAAGTATTCGGTGTAAATGCAGGAGCATCGCTTATTGTGGTAAGCTCTCTTGTTTTATTCCCAGCAATGTTATCTTCTACAACCATCTATTTTGCTTTGTTAGGAGCTCTATTAGGGGGCATTGTTGTTTATTCATTTGCCTCTGGAGGAGGGATAACAGATGTGAAGCTTGCCTTAGCAGGTATGGCTGTTCATCTATTTCTTTCGTCTTTAACACAGGCATTTATTGTAATGAGTGAGCAGGCAAAAGATGTTCTATATTGGTTAGTTGGAGCAATTGATGGGAAAGATTGGAGTCATGTGCAAATTATTTTACCTTGGACTATTGTCGGATTAATAGCTGCCATACTTTGTGCAAAGTCCATTTCTATTTTTGTACTAGGAGAAAGTGTTGCACAAGGACTTGGACTAAAAGTGAAAGGAATTCGAATTTTTGTTTCCTTGATTGTTGTTATCTTAGCAGGCTCTTCTGTTGCTGTAGCAGGTCCAATTGGGTTTGTTGGCCTTATTGTTCCTCATATCGTACGAAAGATTTTTGGAAGTGGAAATTATACTATTATTCTTCCATTCTCAGCTTTGTTTGGGGCTGTTTTAATGGTATATGCTGATGTACTCTCACGATTTATTGCCTATCCATTTGAGTCACCGGTTGGGATTGTTACAGCACTAATTGGAGCCCCTTTCTTTCTCTATCTGGCTACTAAAGGAAAGGAGGCTAAATCATGAAGAAAACCACTGCTATAAAGAAGAAACATCCGGTTTCAACAATTCTTATCCTACTCATTATTGTTTTTGCACTTAGCGTTATGAGCCTAGGCGTTGGTTCCATCTATATTTCACCTTGGAGCGTTTTACAAACCTTCTTTTTCGGTGTTCAAGATAATTTCTTTATTCTCTATAACTATCGACTTCCACGCGTCCTTATTGCTTTAATTGTCGGAGCTTGTTTAGGAATTTCAGGAGCAATATTACAGGGGATCTTACGTAATCCGCTTGCTTCTCCTGATGTGATTGGTGTTACAAAAGGAGCAGGTTTAGCTGCTGCGATTGTAATCATCTTACTGCCAAGTTCATCTCTTATAGCATTGCCTATTTCCGCATTTATAGGGGCTTCTATTATTGCTATTTTGCTTATGATTTTCTCGCATCGAACAAATATGAGACCGAGCACGCTTGCGCTTGTTGGTGTGGCATTAGGAGCTATTTGTCAGGCTGGTATTCAATATACAATGATTAAGTTTCCAGACGATGTGAATACAACACTAGTATGGTTAACAGGAAGCCTTTGGAGTCGCGGATGGGATGAACTTGTTCTGCTTATCCCGTGTCTCATTATTATTCCATTCTGTTTCCTGCTCTCCTCAAAACTGAATATTCTAGCTCTAGGGGACGATGTTGCAGTTGGATTAGGGGAGAAAGCGAAAAAAACTCGATATATTCTTTTGGCGGTAGCTGTCGTTTTAACGGGGTTAAGCGTAGCTGTTGTTGGATCAATTGGATTTATTGGTTTAATTGCTCCGCATATTTCAAGAAGACTTGTTGGAAATCGAGCAGGCGTATTGCTTCCTGCTTCAGCGCTCTGTGGGGCTGTTATTCTTCTTGTATCTGATAGTCTAGGAAGAGGACTTGTTCCACCAACTGAAATTCCAGCAGGGATTATTACAGCTGTTATTGGAGCTCCCTATTTCCTTTACTTGTTGAAAAGTGAGCGAAAAGCAAGCTAGTGAACAGTAAATATTCTTTTATTGATTAGAATACGAGAGAATGTAAAAAATGAAATTAAAGGCGTCCTCACATTGAATTTTATGAAAACAATCCTTATACTATAAAGGTTAATAGTTATGCTAGAATTGTAAGGAAGTGTTGAGATGAGCGTATCATCAACAGGTAAAAAAGTAAGCGTAGAAGTTGTCTCAGATATTCGTGACGGAGCACGCAAAGAAATTGTAAAAACAAATTCAAAAGGGCTTCTTTATGAAAAGGGAGACAGCATTTATATTAAGTATGACGAAGAACAAGATGGCGAAGAAATTCGTACTCTTTTAAAAATTGGTAAAGTAGAAGTACTTCTGAACCGTTCTGGTACTGTAACAATGAAGCAAACATTTAAAAAACAGCAAAAAACAGAAGGTTCTTATAAAAGTCCATATGGCATTTTTCATGTTTTAACAGAGACACATAACATTGAATATCAGCAGTTCAAGACGAAAGTCCGTCTTTTTTTATCATATGATTTATATTTACAGGGAGAAAAAGCAGGAAAATATGCGCTCACTGTGACAGTCAAGGAGGAAGAAGAGCAATGAATATAGTAGAACAAGTGCAGGAGAATTTGAAAGCAGAAGTAAAACAAGCTGTTTTAAAAGCTGGATTAGCAACGGAAGAACAACTTCCAGATGTTGTGTTAGAAACACCAAAAGACAAAACACACGGTGACTATGCAACAAATATGGCAATGCAGCTTGCTCGTGTTGCACGTAAAGCTCCTCGTGCAATTGCAGAAGATATCGTAGCAAACTTTGATAAAACAAAAGCATCTATTGAGAAACTAGAAATTGCAGGGCCAGGATTTATTAACTTTTATATGAATAATAGCTACTTAACAGACTTAATTCCAGTTGTGTTGAAAGCAGGCACTGCATATGGTGAAACAAACGTTGGCGAAGGCGAAAAAGTTCAGGTTGAGTTTGTGTCAGCAAACCCAACTGGAAGTCTACATTTAGGACATGCACGTGGTGCAGCTGTTGGGGATTCTCTCTGTAATATTTTAGATAAAGCAGGTTATGAAGTTTCTCGTGAGTATTATATTAATGATGCTGGTAATCAAATTAATAACCTCGCATCATCTGTTGAAGCTCGTTATATGCAAGCTCTTGGTCAAGAAAAAGAAATGCCTGAAGACGGTTATCATGGTCAAGACATTATTGAAATCGGAAAAAAACTTGCAGAACAAGAAGGCGATAAATATGTCAATATGGAAGAACAAGAACGTCTGGCATTTTTCCGCGAATACGGCTTAAAATATGAAATGGAAAAATTAAAAATAGATTTAGAGAACTTCCGTGTACCTTTTGATGTATGGTATTCTGAAACATCTCTTTATCAAAACGGTAAAATTGATGATGCTCTAGAAACATTAAAAGAACAAGGTCATGTATATGAAGAAGAAGGAGCAACATGGTTCCGTTCGACAACATTTGGTGATGATAAAGACCGCGTGCTTATTAAAAACGATGGTTCTTACACATATTTAACACCTGATATTGCATATCACCAAGATAAAATTAAACGTGGGTTCAACAAACTTATCAACGTGTGGGGAGCAGACCACCATGGTTACATCCCACGTATGAAAGCTGCTATCCAAGCATTAGGATACGATAAAGATACGCTTGAAGTTGAAATTATTCAGCTTGTACACCTTTATAAAGACGGCGAGAAAATGAAGATGAGTAAGCGTACAGGAAAAGCTGTTACAATGCGTGACCTTGTCGAAGAAGTTGGTCTTGACGCGACTCGCTATTTCTTCGCAATGCGTAGTGCTGATACTCATATGGACTTTGATTTGGATCTTGCTGTATCACAATCAAATGACAACCCTGTTTACTATGCTCAGTATGCACATGCGCGTATTTGCAGTATGCTTCGTCAAGCGGAGGAACTGAACATTTCGTTTGATAAGGATGTAGACTTCTCTCTAATCAAAGCAGAGAAAGAAATCGATTTGCTTAAGAAGGTAGGAGAATTCCCACAGGTTGTTGGAGAAGCAGCGCTAAAACGTATTCCACATCGTATTTCGAACTATATCTTTGATCTAGCTTCTGTACTTCACAGCTTCTACAATGCTGAGAAAGTATTAGATAAAGAAAATATTGAAACAACAAAAGCTCGTTTAGCTCTTATTCAAACAGTGCGCATTACACTTCAAAATGCTCTTGCACTAATTGGTGTATCAGCTCCAGAAAAAATGTAAATAAAAAAATCTCCCTCTATGTTGTGGGAGATTTTTTTATGGCCAAATAATGCTTCCACCGCTTGCTCGTTTTATGCCGCGTAGCTTACTTACCTCTTCTACAAATTGAAGCAGTGCTTTATCTTTGCCTTTTGCTTCAATCATGACATCAAAATCTCTATTTAACTCACGAGCTGTTTTGAAAAACGGTTTCACAAAATCGAGTGACAAATAATCACTGTGACTTCTAAAACTGCTTTCTGATTTTGGAGAGGAGAGATGTACTTTGGGTTTTAAGTTCCTTTCTTTCCATGTATCAAAAATAGGTTCAAGCAACTCTTCAAGCGGTGCTTCACTCAAATTTGCTTGATGATGGTGATAATCAAATAAAAGAGGGATTCCTTGGTGCTGACATATTTTTAGTGTTTCTGCTGCTGTATATGTTTTATCATCATTTTCAAGCGTCATTTTTTGTTTGATAGAAGTAGGGAGCTTTTTTAAATTTTTATGAAAACGTTCAATAGCAGAAGGCTTGTCACCATAAGTTCCTCCAACGTGGATATTGATAAGGGACGTTTTCTCAACGCCCATTGCTTCTAAAATATTGTAATGATACTCCATATCACGAACAGCATTTTTTGTGATATGAGGTTTATCACTTGTAAAAAGCGTGTATTGATTCGGGTGAAAGCTAACCCGTAAATTATGTTTTTTAATAAAAGTACCAATCTCTTTTAATTTTGAACCGAAAATCCCAAGGTAGTCCCAGTTTACCTCAGGGTGTGTTGCAAGTGGAACAAGGGAAGAAGAAAGGCGATAAAGTTTAATTTCATGCCCAACATTATAGTGAAGGATGCGCCATGTTGTTTGAAGATTTTGTTCTGTTACATTTTTTAGTTGCTCAAGCCGCTGTTCTTTGTCGAGCTGTTTAAAACGCGTAAATGTCATTGTTTTAGCAGGAGATCCTTCCCAAAGGTTCAAAGCATGTGACACATAGCCAAACCGAATAAACATAATGAAACTCCTCTCATAGAAGTGGCGATACCAATTTTGAAATTTGCTCTTTTGTTTTCTGAAACAACGTTCTTTTTTGGATATCTTCTAACATTAACTCTTCTGCATCATTTATGTCGTCACATACAATTTTTTTAACTTGCAAGATAAATGAAGGAGAGTACATATAACAGTTAATTTCTTTGTTAAGAAAAAGACTTCGTTTATCAAAATTTGCTGTTCCAATATCACACATCACATCATCAATCACGATGACTTTAGAGTGGTAAAAGCCATAGTAATGACGAAAAACACGGCCTCCTTTTTTTAGGAGAGGCTTATAATAGGGAAAAGCAGAATCAGGAATAAGAGGGTGATCAGCTTTAAGTGGTGTGAGAATGTTTACATTTACCCCTCGATCTATTGCATCAAGAAGGGGTTGAAACAATTTTTGACTCGGAACAAAATAAGGTGTACCAATATAAATGTCTTTTTTGGCTTTCTCAATCATTGTGATAAAATCTTGTTCAAGTGTTTTACCATCTGTCGCTTTAAATTGGAAAGAACAAGGAAACGTTCCGTTGTATGAAGGCTCGGGCGGATATAGTACTTCTTCTGTTTCCCGCTTCCAATCCTCGCAAAACTGACTTTGAAGATCTGCAACTCCTTCTCCTGTTATCCGGAGGTGAAAATCTTTCCATGCCCCAAGCTTTGGGTTAAAGCCTAAATACTCTTTGCCAATATTAAAACCGCCAATATAGCCAATTGAATTATCAATAACTGTTATTTTTCGGTGATTCCTTGTGTTTAGTTTATAGAAAAGAAAAGGAAAAGTAGGTTTGTGAGTAAAGGAAAATTTTATGCCTTTTTCTCTTAAGAGTTGAATATCCTTTTTAGTAAGAGAGCTTCCAACCCAGTCAAGAAGAAGACATACTTCAACACCTTGCTGTCTTTTTTCTTTCAAAAGAGTCAGAAATTCCTGTCCAACTTCATCTGAGCGAATAATATAAAAAAGGACATGAATACTTTTTGTAGCATTTCGTACATCAGAGAAGAGTTGTTCAAAAAGATCATATCCTTCTGTATAAAATGTAATGTCGCCCTTTCGCTTGGGGTAGAGTTTTTCCTCAGCTGTTTTTCTATGAAGAGCAGAACCGCAGGTAAAATCAATAATGAGAAGAACAATCAATAAAAATATAAGACCGATAACTGTTAATGCAATCATAATCCGCCTCCTCGCTTTGTTATAAGTTACCCTTTTTTGACTAAGATTATTTCTAAATTTAAGAAAGGAAAGGGTTGACTGAATGTTCATTCAATTTATACAATAAAAGTACTATACTACAAAAAGATTTCTGATGTTTTCATGTTAAAAGGAGGGAACAAAGTGACAATGCTCTTATGGATTAACATGTTAGCTTTTTTGATTGTAACCGCTTACGCTGTTTTCTTGTTCTCATATCTCATTAGAACAAGGCTAACCTACATCAGGTTAGGAAGGAAAATAGAATTTGATGGAGAAGTAAAAGAACGCTATCGTAAGGTTGTTGAAAATGTTTTTGGACAGAAGAAGCTGTTGAAAGATAGAAAGAGCGGTATTATTCACGTTCTCTTTTTTTATGGTTTTATTCTCGTGCAATTCGGA
The sequence above is drawn from the Priestia filamentosa genome and encodes:
- the uvsE gene encoding UV DNA damage repair endonuclease UvsE, producing the protein MFIRFGYVSHALNLWEGSPAKTMTFTRFKQLDKEQRLEQLKNVTEQNLQTTWRILHYNVGHEIKLYRLSSSLVPLATHPEVNWDYLGIFGSKLKEIGTFIKKHNLRVSFHPNQYTLFTSDKPHITKNAVRDMEYHYNILEAMGVEKTSLINIHVGGTYGDKPSAIERFHKNLKKLPTSIKQKMTLENDDKTYTAAETLKICQHQGIPLLFDYHHHQANLSEAPLEELLEPIFDTWKERNLKPKVHLSSPKSESSFRSHSDYLSLDFVKPFFKTARELNRDFDVMIEAKGKDKALLQFVEEVSKLRGIKRASGGSIIWP
- a CDS encoding FecCD family ABC transporter permease, encoding MKSSKIKIYGVFLLALFLLVIGTMGSVLIGATHTGVGTFIGALFSPDGSKEQVVIRTLRLPRAVLAIIVGANLAVAGALMQALTRNPLASPQVFGVNAGASLIVVSSLVLFPAMLSSTTIYFALLGALLGGIVVYSFASGGGITDVKLALAGMAVHLFLSSLTQAFIVMSEQAKDVLYWLVGAIDGKDWSHVQIILPWTIVGLIAAILCAKSISIFVLGESVAQGLGLKVKGIRIFVSLIVVILAGSSVAVAGPIGFVGLIVPHIVRKIFGSGNYTIILPFSALFGAVLMVYADVLSRFIAYPFESPVGIVTALIGAPFFLYLATKGKEAKS
- a CDS encoding FecCD family ABC transporter permease, encoding MKKTTAIKKKHPVSTILILLIIVFALSVMSLGVGSIYISPWSVLQTFFFGVQDNFFILYNYRLPRVLIALIVGACLGISGAILQGILRNPLASPDVIGVTKGAGLAAAIVIILLPSSSLIALPISAFIGASIIAILLMIFSHRTNMRPSTLALVGVALGAICQAGIQYTMIKFPDDVNTTLVWLTGSLWSRGWDELVLLIPCLIIIPFCFLLSSKLNILALGDDVAVGLGEKAKKTRYILLAVAVVLTGLSVAVVGSIGFIGLIAPHISRRLVGNRAGVLLPASALCGAVILLVSDSLGRGLVPPTEIPAGIITAVIGAPYFLYLLKSERKAS
- a CDS encoding ABC transporter substrate-binding protein; translation: MVRNTKKWTFSLVAILLTFIVALAGCSSSQDSEEKEKKSSSKEETRTVQHELGKTEITGTPKRVVTLELSFVDSLNALGVEPVGIADDNKKDMIEKLVDKKMDYTSVGTREQPNLEVISSLQPDLIIADAQRHKAIYKELQQIAPTIVLKSRESTYEENLDAFTTIAKAMNKEEQGKKRLEEHKQTMKDLKEKLADNEKATVLPAVVRDTSFQAHTSSSYDGQLLEQLGFKNPIDTKDAYAQMNLEQLSKIDPDILILANNEGKLLTDEWKDNPLWKNLKAVKNNQVYNVDRDLWTRFRGIISAENIGKDMDKLLDEKKQD
- the argS gene encoding arginine--tRNA ligase; the protein is MNIVEQVQENLKAEVKQAVLKAGLATEEQLPDVVLETPKDKTHGDYATNMAMQLARVARKAPRAIAEDIVANFDKTKASIEKLEIAGPGFINFYMNNSYLTDLIPVVLKAGTAYGETNVGEGEKVQVEFVSANPTGSLHLGHARGAAVGDSLCNILDKAGYEVSREYYINDAGNQINNLASSVEARYMQALGQEKEMPEDGYHGQDIIEIGKKLAEQEGDKYVNMEEQERLAFFREYGLKYEMEKLKIDLENFRVPFDVWYSETSLYQNGKIDDALETLKEQGHVYEEEGATWFRSTTFGDDKDRVLIKNDGSYTYLTPDIAYHQDKIKRGFNKLINVWGADHHGYIPRMKAAIQALGYDKDTLEVEIIQLVHLYKDGEKMKMSKRTGKAVTMRDLVEEVGLDATRYFFAMRSADTHMDFDLDLAVSQSNDNPVYYAQYAHARICSMLRQAEELNISFDKDVDFSLIKAEKEIDLLKKVGEFPQVVGEAALKRIPHRISNYIFDLASVLHSFYNAEKVLDKENIETTKARLALIQTVRITLQNALALIGVSAPEKM
- the speB gene encoding agmatinase; translation: MRFDEAYSGNVFIGSHKSYEESKVVLYGMPMDWTVSYRPGSRFGPTRIREVSIGLEEYSPYLDRELEDVAYFDAGDIPLPFGNAQRSIDMIEEYVDDLLKDEKFPLGMGGEHLVSWPVMKAMAKKYPNLAIIHMDAHTDLRVEYEGEPLSHSTPIRKIAEHIGPENVYSFGIRSGMKEEFQWAKENGMHISKFEVLEPLKEILPKLAGRPVYVTIDIDVLDPAHAPGTGTVDAGGITSKELLASIHEIARSNVNVVGGDLVEVAPIYDNSEQTANTASKLIREMMLGWVK
- the cls gene encoding cardiolipin synthase — its product is MIALTVIGLIFLLIVLLIIDFTCGSALHRKTAEEKLYPKRKGDITFYTEGYDLFEQLFSDVRNATKSIHVLFYIIRSDEVGQEFLTLLKEKRQQGVEVCLLLDWVGSSLTKKDIQLLREKGIKFSFTHKPTFPFLFYKLNTRNHRKITVIDNSIGYIGGFNIGKEYLGFNPKLGAWKDFHLRITGEGVADLQSQFCEDWKRETEEVLYPPEPSYNGTFPCSFQFKATDGKTLEQDFITMIEKAKKDIYIGTPYFVPSQKLFQPLLDAIDRGVNVNILTPLKADHPLIPDSAFPYYKPLLKKGGRVFRHYYGFYHSKVIVIDDVMCDIGTANFDKRSLFLNKEINCYMYSPSFILQVKKIVCDDINDAEELMLEDIQKRTLFQKTKEQISKLVSPLL
- a CDS encoding YcdB/YcdC domain-containing protein, which codes for MKHNGYKIDNSGFFIDISYDGYVINFKRYCTTNPRHFHTPQKEVHVETVKDYLMKETSCNLFLSTSNNQGKLVYKIEPPFYSVGVDEYPSHPVKEEDLVISKPLRSVNSSAETIEEMIGLTNEHEYIRESKDPGLRGKVFRKKNLTLVSSDKSIDNYMRERNDETIKIQYKENGKIKGIFSFENPSANLRKKYNRKQGYERALQFLEKVLPSHQTILRFGGVSYNTDESWVLVTFYLTSNIPFEYGGMINVNVCRKTLRIVYYMEPETEVDKLLSLQEETTLISATKAKETLLSLLEVEAVWKEDEEKGCFTLHYQTNLLEPNFHSRMNAKTGELLD
- a CDS encoding DUF1934 domain-containing protein, whose translation is MSVSSTGKKVSVEVVSDIRDGARKEIVKTNSKGLLYEKGDSIYIKYDEEQDGEEIRTLLKIGKVEVLLNRSGTVTMKQTFKKQQKTEGSYKSPYGIFHVLTETHNIEYQQFKTKVRLFLSYDLYLQGEKAGKYALTVTVKEEEEQ
- a CDS encoding RNA polymerase sigma factor gives rise to the protein MEETQLINRAQQREKGAFEHLMEVYEPRLQRIINAYALNKYDLEDIKQETIIRMFISLPNLLHHRPFTSWMKKIAIHTSIDFYRKKDREIPIENVQEIKHPHKKESEHFFWIAQILDELDKRKSQILSLKIIDNYTFRQISHIGDLTESTVKSHYYGGIQKLKTVLAVETIGEVQNMLETLKEKAVSMFSIPSSYDLLIEQEYSEEILFAWEDKAEETGFMISFHPNGELLSYSREMNHTHIRYAEELLYKKVLKFLHDQTNLCPPPFSKASPIFLQKVCALNG
- the speE gene encoding spermidine synthase, producing the protein MSLWFTEKQTENFGITAKINKTLHTEQTEFQKLDMVETEEFGNMLLLDDMVMTTEKDEFVYHEMVAHVPLFTHPNPEHVLVVGGGDGGVIREILKHPSVKKATLVDIDGKVIEYSKKYLPTIAGQLEDPRVDVQVGDGFMHIAKSENAYDVIMVDSTEPVGPAVNLFTKGFYAGIYKALKEDGIFVAQTDNPWFKADLIANAQRDVAEIFPITRLYTANIPTYPSGLWTFTLGSKKYDPLEVSEERFHEIETKYYTKELHKAAFALPKFVADLLK